cctccaagatggtaagcatttcactatgaactgtcaaaaaaaggtgaactttctgataattccacactaaaattattttggctttgatgattaattcaattatttaaaatcatgttaattatttttatgggtgaattgatagggtttatacagtacaagaattacatacaatgtaagtcaaattttttaccaaaaatgacaaaaaaattccttaaaaatacacatttgcatatttcattacaattgaacaaatctaagttgggttatccctagggacctgtataccaaataacaaagctgtctgaccagcggttatgaagaagaaaatttttaccaaaaacacttttttggcattaatttgcctattttcaacaatatcaaaaattaaaaaaaacagtttctcaaaatcatatttttcatctacacaacaaatatcaaatcagtaagtactgcggttctcaagatatttgagtggacggacgcctcacaaacggacatacatacatacatacatacagactgacgacggacgccggacggatacccatcccaatagcttctatagactatagtctatagtagctaaaaatcaagtttgtcaacaaagtctgtatatCCACTCTATTTCTAGCAgtggtattgttgacaattgaatcttaattaaattgtgaacattaacccttttcctgccaagtccatatttcaccaccaggtcaagatgttaaaattaatgaaacacaacgtattccatatgatgtattttaacataatactgtacatttgaaggctgttgaaatcacaatactgtaaagttgattttttttggacaaaagatgctataacataccaagccaagtgggtgaaaacacatcatgttttggctcaataccgctttttactgactcggctgatggggaagtgatacagttattactgtctggcagaaaAGGTTAAGGGTTTACTATACAACTAAAACATGAATAACTTAAGCGTAGTTGACAAACTGATTGCTAGTGAAATGACTTGAAGCTCAATAGAAAACTGCCGTTGTTGGATgacacacagaaagaaaaatatcaacagttacagctactgcacCTTTTTTGTCAATTCCTTTAGCACAGTGGAATCTGTCTTTGCAATGTTGCCTGGCAACCCAGTCTGTCCATTATAAGCCTTTTAAAAcaattgcaattttaatttgattaatAATTCTGGGGGACCACTTTTTATCCGCTGGTTGGGATCAACAAGGGCCCAGCATGGCCCCTTTTTTTGCCAATGGCCCCTTTTTTTCAAGGGAGTGGGCCCACGATGGCCCCTATTTTTGAAGTCCTAGATCAAACACTGGTATTCATAACCATAGCGTGCACTCAGCATAACAAGATAACCAACATTAAAACATAAATTGTACTGGTATTGCCATAAGGAATTTACAGAACATGACTGTCTGATTTGTGTTGCATCTACACATGTATTCAATATAGGTGTGtgcaaatacaaaaattaatcTAAACGTCTTGAGGCAAGACTAATCAATCTTGTGCACCTGCTATTGTGGATGATATAACATTgagatttattttattgtgtcTGATATACTGTTTTTTCTCAGTTGAGTTACATGACCTGTCATGACTTTAAATCTGCTGAAATGTGCATATTCAAATTCGTCAAGAAATTAGCAACCCCCCAAATACTGAATCACAAACTAGATTCTTGCACATATACATAATGAAATTCAAGGCTTTATAGATACCACTGTGATAACACTCCATAATCATGCCTTTTCTAATTATAAAGAAAAAATTATGGTAGTTTATCCTAAAATGTGGAAATACATTAATGCTTGTGTAGTGAGAGATAATAAATACATCCTGCGACCTGTACaagatatttgaatgaaaatggtaCGTCTTGAATGTGTGTTCTTTCTACTAGTAATCTGTCCACAATAATGCCTTTCTTTACTAATGATACAATATAGTTGGAAATGATTGGTCACATTCCGTCTTCTGCAATTGACTCAGTTAAAAAAAACATGGACTCCATCAACATTATTCTAATCTAATGTGTATGCTGGCTGATCGTAGCAAAGTgtaatgtttttttgtttttagcaGTCTGGTTTAAATCATATGTAGATGGACGCTCGGTTTTTTAAAGTTTCCACTATTTTTTGTTCCTTCATTTCTACTGTCCCTTCACTTTGCAGCGTCAGCACCAGCTGCAGTTACTGAGAAAATACACTGGACAAAGCACATGGTCTGAACAATTCAATCTCTACAAGTAATTTTACTTTCAATCTCCAAACGTGACTTCTATCAGATAGTCATATTTTTTAGTGTCACAGACATTTTACCCCCAGTGCTGATCCAGTATTTCCACTGCCTTAATTTGTTCATCATCAGAGCAGGGGATAGATGGATACCACTCTCCCCTGCACTAGCCAAACCATTTCAAATCTGAAACTATATCAATATGTGAATTACTCAAAACAGTGCACTATCAATGTCTCTCCACTGATAGCGAGTACTTTTGTAAACTGTCCAGCTACAAATCATTCTTGAAATATTAGATATCTATACTATAGAACCATTCAGActatatacacattttaaaaGCTTATGTCTAACAATGAAATTGTTCAAGTAAGGCcctattttcaaactttatacAAAGTCCATAGCTTTGCAATCAGTAATTGTCATCTTCTTTCCAACAACAAAGTTCATGCATCCCCTTAGCAAAAACAACTTACAATTTTGCTTTTCTAAAGCTTACAAATGGAATTTTATCAGTTGTACTTCTTGATGTCGTTGGATAAATTATTCCCTCTTCACCCTCTGCATTTAGAATCAAATACAAAACTGACTTTGGAATTGCGTTGGCTGGATCACAGCTCGTGTCAAATTCCTCTGAAAAGTTTGTGTGCTCAGTGATGGTGAAAGTTCtgagagcaaaattttcagtgCTTTCTCAGAGAAAAATTCTTGCTGAACTGTTTTGGTGCTGAAAGGAGACAGCCTCATTCAAGCCTTTTACCTCTCAGGTAAATATTCTCATTCTAAGACACTCTTATCCCAGTGCAGCCTGTCAATAAACATTCTGGGGATACCAAGAGCCAATAGTTGTTCTTGGCTCATACTGCCAATTTGGGGGATGAAATGTAGAATATTATGCCAACAGGTTTCTTGCAGACTGGGTATGTACAGCCAAATTCTGTGCAGACCTGCAGTTCTCATGTTATTCTCTATGTTGCACACACCGCCAAAGACGTACATACATCCAGCTGGTGTCATAGCTGCAGCATGAAAGAACAAGGTATTCGGTAGGGTCACTGCTAGCCTGGTCCACTGCAGATCTGGAAGGGTCAATTTCCAAATATCGTCAAACACCTCATACCCATTATGGCCACCAGTGATAAAGACATCATTGTCTTTCTGTACACATGTGTGATACTTCCTCGGTGAGGGAAAGCCGTCGGGATGGTCCGGATCTCCATGGCTGTGCAAAATTTCCCATGTACTGGTGGCAtaactgaatgaatggattatGTCTAGAGGATAAACCTCTCGCCACAATGTTCCGCCACCAATGATGTACAATCTTTCTTCATCATTGACAATGTGATGTCTGTAGGATCCCGCTGCCAAGGGATACATGTCTttctcctcctcctcatcatcaccaatgtcatcatcattattatcaccaccaccatcatcatcatttccCCCTGcttcatcttcatcatcgtTTTCAACATCCTCGCCATCTTTATCGGAAAACGCAGCCTGCTTCCTCATAGCCGATCTTGTTgtatttttcttcaatttttccTTTGTCGGGTCCCTCATTTTCTCCCAGACGAGCGATTGAAGGCTGACCCTGTGTAAGTCAGAATCGAAGAGAAAGGCGCCACTCGGGACGCGGCGACAGCCACCATACACATACAAATAATGGTTATGGACAAGAACCATGGCCTGTCCGTATTTTGCATGGGGTTTCTCTCCTGTACATGGCAAAGTTTTCCAAGTGTGTGTCCTCACATTAAATGTGTGCACCCGATTGTCACTCTCCGCACCAAACGGAAACCCCGAACCGCCGAATGTGATGATCATGTTTCCAGATAGTAACGATGACATTGATGCGGTCAGATAAGGACTGTGACCTCTCATGCTAACTTTGCTCCACAAGTTTAGAGAAATATTGTAACACCAGATCTCGTTAAATACCGGATTGTAGTTATCCCCTTCTTCCATGAGCATTATTTCCAACGGATCATAGAAAATGCCTCCTATCGAATACAAAAAACTGTTGTCTGCAACACAGCAATGACCACTTCGTTCATGTGGTCTGAAATCATCAGTGATAGGATTCTTCTTTGGTGACAACGTAACGATGTGGCCAACATTCATGGGCGCAGCCATTTTGCACTCTCTGACCTTTTGAACATCACGTCACTCCGTCTTCCACAAAGACTATCGTTTCAAATGAATCGATTGGTTAAATTTGGAGGTGTGTCACATcatgataatttatgcaaaattattcaactgctaaatatgcaaattttgaatggCTAGTGTCGGCTGTTGAACAAGCTCTGCTTCTTTACACATGTAGCGTCTCGCTGTATACGTCTGTAAATGTTAGTAATTTGGCGACTTTTCACCCAGTTTCTAGCATAATCTTCGCTCTATATATGTCTTAATCACACCGTAAATCTCTCGTAGATTTTATACGGGAACTTGTAACTGTTTTGGACGGAACATCGGCATAAATACACTTCAGGTGTACGTACGTCTGCTCGCCGACGCGACTCGTGTGCAGACGCTCTGTGCAGGAGTTGATCGCGTCTCGTTTGCTATCTACATTGCAGTATTGGCGACCAATTTTGTCGCTTTAATGACTGAATAAGGAGTACACTTAGAGCCTACTGCATATTTTGTTTCGGAAACTGTAGATAGAGTACCGGTCAGTCCCAGCAAGAGGATCATTAGGACGTGTTTCATGGCCGGAGAAAATTCAGTGCCTCACGGAACGGAAACAGTACGATGGTTCATGAGCCTGTCAAGCCGAGAAGCGACAGCCCGAAGCCAAGCGTTAGATCAAATTTCGTCCCAAATTGAGACCCTATTGGAGCCCACATCTCCACAGGACACTGATGAAGGAAACAAATCCGCAGCCGGTAACAACATTGTTGAATTTATGGCCCATTTACTAAAGCTTTCATCACAGTGCCCGTTCGAAGATGTCCGGGAAAGGTGCTCGTCGCTGCTCAACGAATACAAGGTAAGCCCAAATAGCTCACGCTTGTATATTATAAATGTTCGTTGCCGGTTTTCAAGTGCTCTACAATATTAAGAAGGTCAGTGTCATATGTATACAGATTTATTAATGAACAGATTGAACATGTATAGAGTTTGGCCAGCGTTTGTTCGGTTGTCCTCCGATCCACACCAATGTGTGAATTAAGTCGGCGAGGCGTGCTGCACATCCTGTCCCACTGACATGCTTGGCTCGGATGCAATGTACTCTTCCGGTTTCAACTCTTTGGATGCCAACGTTCGGCAAATGTGCTGCATGTGCGTCATACTACGTGCGATATGGGCTGGGAAATATTCAGAGAAGCTTCCAGGTGATTGATTGTTTGCCAGCGGTTTTACAAAGACAGCCGAGGGTTCTGCGCTGTCAAGTGACTTCATGTGTCGTATGATGAAGCATTGACACTGGACAGTCTAACCGTTCCTTACTTACCGCGTCTGGCAGCTTTCTTTGTTTGAACTTTCACTCTCAAGCTTGATTTGACCTCTTTAATGTCATGTTTTCACGTTTGCCGAGCAATCAAACACATAATGGAACAATACAACACAATTATCTGTGAAGGTGACGTTCATGATAAAGTGTCTAACTTAAACTACATCATGTCACGTGGGCCTACCAGTAGTTTACGCGAATCACGACACAACGCGATGAAGCTATTATCAACATCGTAATGGTTGACCCCTCCGTCACCCCAGTTGACTAGTTGCCATAACTGGGCCACTAGGGCTTGAGTATTAGTTATGATGATGTGTTTATGTTTCAGTTGTAAAGTTATAATTTAGCGAATTGTTGACGGTGTGCTAGACGCCAGTAAGTAAAATTATATTTGCACTGTTCCCTGAGTAACTAGTAAGTCATTATTGGTAATTTCGCTTGTGCATAACAGTGTACGCACTAACGCTAGTCGTAGCTGTTTTTTTGAGGCCGagtctattgacacccgggtgtcaatagccatataGAGCTTctcctggctattgacacccgggtgtcaatataGCCAACCGTCactctatttggctattgacacccctcccgtttttttcgccagtcggcctccaaattcaaccaaacttagcttagttattcttaacaacatatattctcaatagaaatccaaaaaattccttcgaaaaagcttctttcgtcgtcattttgcggtcccatagtgctactgcaggcggcctataccaatgggtgtcaatagccaaccggccctctatttggctattgacacccctcccgtttttttcgccagtcggcctccaaattcaaccaaacttagcttagttattctaaacaacatatattctcaatagaaatccaaaaaaattccttcgaaaaagcttctttcgtcgtcattttgcggtcccatagtgctactgcaggcggcctataccaatgggtgtcaatagccaaccggccctctatttggctattgacacccctcccgttttttcgccagtcggcctccaaattcaaccaaacttagcttagttattctaaacaacatatattctcaatagaaatccaaaaaattccttcgaaaaagcttctttcgtcgtcattttgcggtcccatagtgctactgcaggcggcctataccaatgggtgtcaatagccaaccggccctctatttggctattgacacccctcccgttttttcgccagtcggcctccaaattcaaccaacTCAGCTTAGTTATTCTGAACAACATATAGGTCTACACCAATGGGCCATGTACAATAATCTACAGTATTTAAGTTTCATGATATCAAGTCTACTTCTCATAGTAGTGCAAACCAAGGTCACCAAGAATTGCTTCATTTGATGTATAGCTGCATGCTTTTAGGATGAATTTACCCACTAATCGTTGCATTCTTTGAAAACTttctaagtatcaacatttTTCCCGCATATTTTTGCTCTGACGTATAATATGATTCCATAATGTCAAATCATAATCAGTTCCTTTAATGTTTGCATGATTTCCAAAGATTGCTTTCATGGGAGGAaacaaactgtcaaattttgatcttaTTTCCATAAAATGAGTATGGTGAGAGAGATTACGTGACATCCATTAGCCTAGATACTTATCACCAATGatgatttatttttaacttcatcGATCGTCCATCTTTGTATTTATCAGCTTTCCTCATTTACTATTAAAATATTAGACTTCTCTTCATTAATTGACATTTTCCATAGTTTACAATACTTATTAGCAATGCATAACATAGActtcatttgtttttcatttggtgCCATAAGGACTACATTATCAGCAAAAAAACAGGCCATTTATGAGTTCTGAATTAAAGTATACCCCAAGCAATGATTCATTAAGCAGCTTCTTGATTTTACTGATGTACAGTAGTACTGCAACTAAAATTGGGGCTTAAACACATCTTGCCTGACAccctcattttggtcaaaattcttTCAATGTCATCAAAAGACACTTTACTTTCAATATGACCGTATGTATGTTTTAATCACACGCCACAACTTCCCTTTGATTCCATTGTTCTACAATTTGTACCAACCCACCTCTCCAAAGCTGTCATAAGCTTTCCAAAAGTCTAAAAaagcaaatgaaaatttgatcatTGGTTCGCCCAATTTTCCAAAAtctttgaatttcaccaaaatatttaATTCAACTAAATTTGTTACCTCTTTTTGTATGATtctattgtacatttttccaATAATTTAGCTCAATAAAATACCTCTATAATTATTGAGATTTCTGGTGTCACCTTATTTATGTAGTGTTTAATATTTCCCCCCCTTCTTTCCTTCACCCACTTGTCTGTTTCCTGCttgatttctttctttcatttattgCCATTTTAAATTCTGTACAAAACCACGGTTCGgataaaattttgtatttgtttcctaCCAAAAACATAATGGTAAACTATGATATTCTTCACATCATTGGTGCCTGCATGGATAatgaatgttatcataatcCCTCATGTAGACTGCCATATTCTGTACTAGCTCCATTTTTCACATCAGGAATGTATTGAAATAGTATGTATGATTGACAACGAATAAAACAGGAATGAGCTCACTGTAAAAAGGGAGTGTGTACTCACATTGTTAAACAGGGAAAATAGCTTTGAATAGCTTAGGGAACGGTGTGTCGATAGTTTTGATATAATTTGGAAGATGTAGGCAAACAATTGTACTGCACatctcattttaaaattcacagtattcgatgtttaagaaaaaacaatttcatatgaaatatttgtgggagcctctttcaaatttttacattcgATTTTACTTGCTTGCTTCAAGATATATACGATTTCATTGTCGGCCAATATTTCGTACAGTTTCTTCGTTCTGTTCAGTCGATTGTGTtaatattcaccaaaatagtagaaaatgacattttgaagcCCTGACATCGAAAAAGAATGATAATTATCCACCTTATCGATCACTTGTCGTCCTTATCAGTATGGCCAATAGACCTGCTTCAATACGCGATTTACTTGTCGGCCAATATTTCGTTCAGTTTCGTCAATTCAGTTCGGTCACTTGagtaaatattcacaaaatagtagaaaatgacattttctaaaccaaaacatcgaaaaagaTTGGTTTTAATTCAACTTGTCGGTCACATGTCGGTCCTTAATAGTAAGGCCAAAAGACCTCCTTCAATACACGATTACTTGTCGGCCGATATTTTGTTCTCCTTCTTTAATGCCGCTGTCAATTGAGTAAATATTCACCAAAAaagtagaaaatgacattttaaaccaaaacatcgaaaaagaatggttttaaTTCAACTTGTCGGTCACATGTCGGTCCTTAACAGTAAGGCCAAAAGACCTCCTTCAATACGCGATTACTTGTCGGCCGATATTTCGTTCTCCTTCTTTAATGCCGTTGTCAATTGCGTTTATATTCACCaaatagtagaaaatgacattttaaaaccaaaacatcgaaaaagaatggttttaaTTGAACTTGTCGGTCACTTGTCGGTCCTTGTCGTTCTATAGTCGGTCCTTGTCGGTGTTTAGTATGTCCGCATGTGGTTCAAAGGTTCCGCAACTCGGGTCAAATGTTGTTCGACAAGCTTCGCCCGCGGATAAAAATTATTGACCCCGAGCTGTCGATATGATTCTACAACATTCAGACATTACACAGTTACTTTACCCCATTAAAGCTGTACCCACGACAGCAAAAAAGTGGGCATCAACTTGTCTGAAACAAGAAATGAACAACGTAGCTTAGCTCGGTTCTGAAGGTATTCGAGTAGGGTCGCGGGtcgaggggtgtcaatagccatataGGGCAGCttctggctattgacacccgggtgtcaatagacaCTAGTCGTAGCTGTTTTTTTGAGACAAGATGCTCATTTCGCGCAGTTTTGCGTGCAGGGTGTCACTAGATAAAGTCGTGTGACCCTATCACCAGTAAAACATGATACAGAGGGAAAAAACCTAGCCACTCGATCTCTGCAAATGTAGTTTGGTAAACCCTTGTTGAATACATACAGTTGAATTTTGCCTTGAATGATGCAACCTCCATTGATTTGCATAACAAGGAACCTATAGACTCAAACtattgaatttgttgaaatcaaaAGCAAGTAGATGCGCATAAGAACTGTCTTTCCCCTTCTACAAACTTCATAATGGTGATGACTTTGGAGATCTACTCGTCAAAGCCCAGTGTTCAGAATCACATGGCAACTCCAAGGCCAAGGGCGGACCTCTTTGATGATTGACCAGCTGATTTATCATCTGCTCAAGTACTACCTGAGTAGCAGTGCAGTCATGACATTCTCTGTGATCTCATTCAGGCCAGGGCCAACCTTGCGTTGATCATTTCAGGCAAAGGGTTCGCGTGAGAGCAAGACCACAGTGGAAATGTTAGTCACATTATTACTGTGACATTCTGGATTACTTAAAATTGCAGTTAATTTTACTTCATATGTTGAGTATAGGCCAAGCATCTTGAATGCCAATAATGTTTTCATGTGACAATACCACACAATCACCCCTTTTGTATTTCGGTACATCTGCATGACAATGTTCTAAAATTAGCATACAACTGATAGGCCTTTGGTTCTTCTAAGGAATGAGAGTATTGTCTTTTGGATGAAATGACACTTCTCCTGTGCTTTATAATGTTTACAATATACTGTCAGCAGTCATTAGCATGTAACTGGCCTCCGAACTCTTCCTGAGGAAAGAAAGCACAATATTGTGTAACGTAATTTGCAACACTCTTTCCTTGATGTACATACCCTATGGTTACTATGAACCTGAGAGAGTTTGTAAACAagtcaaaaatattttgcatggTGTATTTCGCATTGCTAATACACATGGTGACGATTATAGTTGCATAGTTGCAAACTATAGACAGTAACTATCtgtttcaaacaaatgaaatagtGACAAAGAAAGATTGAATATTGTTCAGATGGGAAAGTTTGCCCATTACAAGCTATTTGAGTTCTCAAGGAAGTTTGGCAGGGTACCCTACCAATAACACCATTTAAAACATCAAGAACGTTATTATCTTTTACTTTTATATGGATTTTTATAAGAcgtatatattattattaaagaGTTGTGAAATTAAAGTGAATTCATGTTAGACAATTGGTTTGTGTAAAAAGACATCTCTTAGATGGCACAATGCCAATCAAAAACCCTGTTCACAGTCTGGTAACGTATTTATTACACTTGATATCCAGAACATTACTTCAGAATATCTTGCGTATTCAGGGAACTAAATGTCAGATGTGATTTGACATGTATTACTAAGTAGTTTAACAAGGCTAGATTTGTCCTTTTCCAACACAAGGGATCTTCTAAGTGGAGTGGTGTGTTAGTGCACATGTTATATTCCACTTTTGTATTTGCAGAGtgtaaagtttaaaaattacaatGCCGTAAAATTTCTGTGTAGAACAGAATTTCTGATATAACTccagatttttgtaaaaatcactgCACTCTGAGTCTCATGATTCAATCATTGCTATACTATTTCTATAAATACTGTACAGTTCCTGAACATTGCCAAAACTTGAAGGTCAAGGAAAAGATTAAACTATACTGTGGCTTTCTGTAAATGATATACAGTAGTTTCTATCacaatctttgtaacacacaGCATAGATCCAATGGTCTATGCATACAATAAATCACTTTTCTGTATAGTATCAAAAGTCATGTGAAAAGCAGTTTGATGTGTGAAGTAAAGTCTGTCTCTCAAAGAAGATCTATTTGTTTAGCAAGAGAAAAATTTTAAATTGCTTGGAAAAGATCATCTCAGTTGAATTATTTTCCTAAATGTTATTTTAGCCTTTCCT
This genomic window from Ptychodera flava strain L36383 chromosome 10, AS_Pfla_20210202, whole genome shotgun sequence contains:
- the LOC139141876 gene encoding kelch domain-containing protein 10-like — protein: MAAPMNVGHIVTLSPKKNPITDDFRPHERSGHCCVADNSFLYSIGGIFYDPLEIMLMEEGDNYNPVFNEIWCYNISLNLWSKVSMRGHSPYLTASMSSLLSGNMIITFGGSGFPFGAESDNRVHTFNVRTHTWKTLPCTGEKPHAKYGQAMVLVHNHYLYVYGGCRRVPSGAFLFDSDLHRVSLQSLVWEKMRDPTKEKLKKNTTRSAMRKQAAFSDKDGEDVENDDEDEAGGNDDDGGGDNNDDDIGDDEEEEKDMYPLAAGSYRHHIVNDEERLYIIGGGTLWREVYPLDIIHSFSYATSTWEILHSHGDPDHPDGFPSPRKYHTCVQKDNDVFITGGHNGYEVFDDIWKLTLPDLQWTRLAVTLPNTLFFHAAAMTPAGCMYVFGGVCNIENNMRTAGLHRIWLYIPSLQETCWHNILHFIPQIGSMSQEQLLALGIPRMFIDRLHWDKSVLE